In the Alteromonas sp. M12 genome, one interval contains:
- the cysB gene encoding HTH-type transcriptional regulator CysB, which yields MKLQQLRYIVEVLNNNLNVSATAENLYTSQPGISKQVRMLEDELGVQIFGRSGKHLTHVTDAGQDVINISREILAKVESIKAVAREHTLPDQGKLNIATTHTQARYALPDVIKGFMGKYKKVSLHMHQGTPSQISDLAAKGEADFAIATEALHLYNDLVMLPCYHWNRSIIVNRDHPLAKKTTITIQDIAEYSLVTYVFGFTGRSELDQAFDRAGLEPKIVFTATDADVIKTYVRLGVGVGVIASMAVDDKLDSDLVKIDASHLFEYSTTKIGFRKGSFLRSYMYEFIERFAPHLTKDVVERAMMQKNNDEVEKMFKGLTLPVK from the coding sequence ATGAAATTACAGCAACTAAGATATATTGTTGAAGTCTTAAACAACAATCTGAATGTTTCGGCTACGGCAGAAAATTTATACACCTCGCAACCGGGGATAAGCAAACAAGTTCGCATGTTAGAAGATGAACTCGGCGTCCAGATTTTCGGACGTAGTGGTAAACATCTAACTCATGTCACCGATGCTGGCCAAGATGTGATCAATATTTCACGTGAAATCTTGGCGAAAGTAGAAAGCATAAAAGCGGTAGCGAGAGAGCACACTTTGCCGGATCAAGGTAAACTGAATATCGCTACTACTCATACTCAAGCACGTTATGCGTTGCCTGATGTGATAAAAGGCTTTATGGGTAAATACAAAAAAGTGTCACTGCATATGCATCAAGGTACACCTTCACAAATAAGTGACTTGGCAGCAAAAGGTGAGGCTGACTTTGCCATAGCTACAGAAGCACTGCATTTGTACAATGATTTAGTGATGTTGCCGTGTTACCACTGGAATCGCAGTATTATTGTCAATCGTGATCATCCATTAGCTAAGAAGACAACGATCACCATTCAAGACATTGCTGAGTATTCTTTAGTGACTTATGTTTTTGGATTTACTGGCCGTTCTGAATTAGACCAAGCCTTTGACCGTGCTGGATTAGAGCCGAAGATTGTCTTTACCGCTACGGATGCCGATGTAATTAAAACCTACGTAAGGCTTGGAGTCGGGGTTGGTGTAATTGCCTCTATGGCAGTCGATGACAAATTAGATAGTGATTTGGTTAAAATAGACGCCAGCCACTTATTCGAATATAGCACAACCAAAATTGGTTTCAGAAAAGGCTCTTTCTTACGTAGCTATATGTATGAATTTATCGAACGTTTTGCGCCGCATCTAACCAAAGATGTTGTTGAACGTGCGATGATGCAAAAGAATAACGATGAAGTAGAGAAAATGTTTAAAGGACTAACTTTACCCGTTAAGTAA
- a CDS encoding L-serine ammonia-lyase — protein MISVFDMFSIGIGPSSSHTVGPMRAANAFCQQLSSDNLLTNVDQVCVELFGSLGQTGKGHGTGKAVILGLMGFDPETVDVSKVEDWLSEIASSQQINLNATHKVKFPREGAIVFHRRKTLPLHSNGMTIHAYQNKQLVLSQTYYSIGGGFIVKQEDFQSVKNMSLEKEQKPLPYPFASSLELIKQCKDNGLSISALMLENESTVQPKSEVIDKLWNIWQVMLESVHNGIQTEGILPGGLKVTRRAPALYRRLETEQTADPMQAMDWVNLFALAVNEENAAGGRVVTAPTNGAAGIIPAVLCYFDKFVRKVEKPTAARYLLTAAAIGILYKKNASISGAEVGCQGEVGVACSMAAGALTEIIGGSVDAVENAAEIGMEHNLGLTCDPVGGLVQVPCIERNAMGAIKAINASRLALRGTGQHKVSLDKVIKTMWDTGNDMKSKYKETARGGLAVNIIEC, from the coding sequence ATGATCAGCGTTTTTGACATGTTTAGCATTGGTATCGGTCCATCGAGTTCACACACTGTGGGCCCCATGCGTGCAGCAAATGCCTTCTGTCAGCAACTATCTTCAGACAATTTATTAACCAACGTTGATCAAGTCTGTGTGGAATTATTCGGCTCTCTCGGACAAACCGGTAAAGGTCATGGTACTGGAAAAGCGGTTATTTTAGGATTAATGGGGTTTGATCCGGAAACCGTCGACGTATCTAAGGTGGAGGATTGGCTGTCCGAAATTGCGAGCTCACAACAAATAAATTTGAACGCTACTCACAAAGTTAAATTTCCCCGTGAAGGCGCAATTGTTTTTCATCGTCGTAAAACCTTACCCTTGCATTCAAATGGCATGACCATTCATGCCTATCAAAATAAACAACTAGTACTAAGTCAGACTTATTATTCTATTGGTGGCGGGTTCATTGTAAAACAAGAAGACTTTCAATCAGTTAAAAACATGTCCCTTGAAAAAGAACAAAAACCTTTACCTTACCCGTTCGCAAGTTCTTTGGAATTGATTAAACAATGTAAAGATAACGGCCTATCGATAAGCGCATTAATGTTAGAAAACGAGTCGACAGTGCAGCCGAAATCGGAAGTCATTGATAAGCTCTGGAATATTTGGCAGGTTATGTTGGAGTCTGTGCACAACGGAATTCAAACAGAAGGTATTCTGCCAGGAGGCTTGAAAGTGACTCGTCGAGCTCCAGCCCTTTATCGTCGTTTAGAGACAGAACAAACGGCGGATCCGATGCAAGCAATGGATTGGGTTAACCTATTTGCGTTGGCTGTTAATGAAGAAAACGCGGCCGGAGGAAGAGTTGTAACCGCTCCGACCAATGGTGCTGCTGGCATTATTCCTGCGGTTTTATGTTATTTTGACAAGTTTGTTAGGAAAGTAGAAAAACCCACGGCGGCTCGTTATTTACTCACCGCTGCTGCTATCGGCATTTTATATAAGAAGAACGCGTCCATATCAGGAGCTGAAGTTGGATGCCAAGGAGAAGTCGGTGTTGCCTGCTCAATGGCTGCAGGAGCGTTGACGGAAATAATTGGTGGCTCAGTGGATGCGGTTGAAAATGCAGCTGAAATTGGTATGGAGCATAATTTAGGGCTTACCTGTGATCCTGTTGGCGGCTTAGTACAAGTACCTTGTATTGAGCGCAATGCGATGGGAGCCATCAAAGCAATAAATGCGTCAAGGCTGGCCCTAAGAGGCACTGGTCAACACAAAGTATCGTTAGACAAAGTGATTAAAACCATGTGGGACACTGGTAATGACATGAAGTCCAAATACAAAGAAACCGCACGAGGCGGTTTAGCAGTAAATATTATAGAATGCTGA
- a CDS encoding CoA pyrophosphatase: protein MNKEEFIRRFQHIRQVKPEADFPLLKAGKPAAVLIPIIERADQLTVLFTQRAMHLKNHPGQVSFPGGKLEDSDINLAHTALRETQEEIGLTSDKITLIGSLPKFRTVSRFEVTPFLSFVEPEFDLVLDRNEVDNVFEVPLLHLMDKQNHLIHWVKRNNAKHPIYFITWQDKTIWGATASFVRLLSNHIDY from the coding sequence GTGAACAAAGAAGAGTTTATTCGTCGATTTCAACATATTAGACAAGTCAAACCTGAAGCGGATTTTCCCTTACTGAAAGCCGGTAAACCCGCTGCTGTGCTGATCCCGATTATTGAACGGGCTGATCAGTTAACCGTATTATTTACGCAGCGCGCGATGCACTTAAAGAACCACCCTGGACAAGTTAGCTTTCCCGGCGGAAAGCTAGAAGACAGCGATATTAATTTAGCACATACAGCGCTGCGAGAAACGCAAGAAGAGATAGGACTGACGTCCGATAAAATCACTTTGATTGGCAGCCTTCCCAAATTTCGCACCGTTAGTCGTTTTGAAGTGACGCCCTTTTTGAGCTTTGTTGAGCCTGAGTTCGACCTTGTTTTAGACCGAAACGAAGTAGACAACGTGTTTGAAGTACCGTTGTTGCACCTTATGGATAAACAAAATCATCTTATTCATTGGGTTAAACGTAACAATGCTAAACACCCTATTTATTTCATAACTTGGCAAGACAAGACCATTTGGGGCGCTACAGCTTCATTTGTGAGACTGCTGTCAAATCACATCGACTACTAG